The genomic segment GATCCGGCGGCGGAGGCGCTGGTCGGTCTGGTCCGCACGCTGTTCGTGCTGCCGGCGCGGGCGCGGGCGGTCCGCCGCAACACGTGGCTCCGGGAGCAAGCGGCTCATGTGGAGAAGTGGCGTGCGGCGCTGGCGGTGGTGCAGCGGGCCGCGCCCGCACTCGTCGCGCTGGAGCCGCGCCTGCGGGCCGCCCTGGCGCCCGACTTCGCACTCGCGGCGTTCGTCGCGGGCGCGTCGGCCGCGCCGGTTCGGGCACCGCAACCGATCCAGGCCGTCGCGCACGGTGACCGCTCCCGCCCGCGGGCTGTTCAGCCGGGTTCAAGCGGCGGTGGCTGGATCGGCGGTGCGGCCGTTTTCGGACTGTTTGTCATCATCAAATTGCTGGTGAGTCTCGGGAGTTCGTCCAGAACTCCGAGTTACTCACCGGTGCCACCGAAAACGCAGTACCCGGTGCCAGACGGGGGCCGGTCCAGCGCCCAGAATGCAGCCGACCTACGGAAGCAGTTTGAGGAGAGCCAAAAAGCCCTCGACGCGATCAAAAAACGCCACAACGAGACCAACAAACTTCCCGCCGGCCGATCGTCCAGCGTACCCGGCGCGAATCTACCGGTGGAGGACCGTCCGAGCTATTCGTTCGACCGCGGGCTGATCGAAATGTGCCGGGACTACGAGGAAGGGAAGACCCGTATCAAGCCGTGGCTTTATGGCCGTTGGGAGGCAGCGGGGAAACCGACCGTACCCGGAGCTTATCCCCTCATCCACCAGACCCCGTAATCGACCAGTGAACCGATGGACGCACCCGCACTTCCGGACGACCCGCGCGAGTGGCCGACCGACCCGTTCGGCCTTCTGGGCGTGCCGCGATCGGTCGGCGAGACCGAACTGAAGCGCGCCTACACCCGCCTCATCCGCAAATACAAACCGGAACACGCACCGGAAGAGTTCCGCCGCATCCGCGAGGCGTATGAAGCGGCCGTTGAGATGAGCCGCTGGTACCGCGACGCGCCGCCGGTCAGCGATCCGACGCTCACCCCCCCGTTCGAGCCGCCGGGGCCGTTCAACACGGGCAATTCTCACGCGCCGTCCGAACCATCGCCGAACGATCGACCCGCCGAGGTGCCGCACGAGACGCAAATCGATCCACCGGTGCGCCGGTCCCGGATCGATCCGGTGGAGGACGCCTGGGCGGCCGCGGTCGCCGGCGACTGGGCCACCGCGTACACCGCGCTCGTCGCCCTGGCCGACGCGGACCCCGGTCGCGCGGACCTGACCCTGCGGCTGTACTGGCTGCTCGCGCTCCGCCCGACGCTCGACGCCGACCGCAGCCGGCACGACTGGCTGGCCGCCGCGCTCACGCGGGCGCGGCTCGCCGGCCCGGCCGTCGAGTTGTACGCCCGCGAACTCGCCGCCGACCCGCGCGCCCTGGCGACACCTTACCTGCGCCTGCTCGAACGCGCCGACGTGCCCGCCGATCGCGTACTCGCCGTCGCCCGCCTGCGGCTCGAGGCCGCCGAACAGCGGTGGGCCGCGGTGGAGGTGGACCTGGCCGTCCTCGCCCGCCGCGCGGACGAACTGGACGAGGCGGCCTGGTTGCGGTACCTCACCGACGTTTCTGCCCGCGCGGCCTTCGCGCAAACGCCGGCCGCCGTCGCGCAAACGCCGGTCGCAGCGCGGTGCGCGGCCCTTCTCGCCGGTTTGAAGCACCTGGAGCGCGCCACAGTTGGGCGTTCGATCGCCTCGACGAGCAACAGGCCGCCGCGCGGGTGTGGCGGGCGGCGACAATGGTGGCCGACCCGGTCCGCCGGGCCGTCTCCGTCGCGTGGGCGGGTGGCGACTGGCGCGAGCCGCGGGCCGCGGCCGGCACCTGGGCCGCGGCCGATCCGGTCGCGGCCCTGCGGAAGTGCGATCAGGCGACACGCGAAGGGGTGGCCGTCCTGGCCGCGTTCGCCCGGATGGTGGACGCGCGGCGCGGCGCCGAGCCGGCCGCTCCCGATTACCCGCCCGAACTGATCCGCGGGCTGGTCCGGGCGTTCCTGACGAACCACGGGCGGCAGGTGTACCCGCTGATGCGCGAGGCGCTGATCCAGTTCCTCGTCGCCGAGCGGATCGACCCGGAAGAACTGGTCGCGGCGTGCGCCGAGGACGCCACCCATCTCGCCCGTCTGGTCGCCAACCACGTTCAGGAGGACCACACGCTGCGGCTGGTCTACCGCGCCGCGTGCGGCGCGGGGTGAGTGTTCGGCCGGGGCTGAGCGACACAGTACCAAAACACCGAGGGGTGCGACCGCCCACTTCGGCCGGGGTGAAGTGGCCGATGACGGCGTCGCTGCGTCAACCGGCGCGGTACTCTTCGGGCAGGTCGGGTGGCGGTGCGGGCACCTCGTTCCGCGCGACGCGGGCGACGGCGTCCCGGACTTTCTGTGCCCAATCGGGGTCGTCGGGCAGCACGACGCACACGTTCCGCTCGAACCGGTTCTCCAGCCACACGCCCCAACTGTCATCGACGTGCAGTCGGATGCCGAACGCGGCCGGGTGCTTGCTCCGGCCCCGGCGCCCAAACACCTGCTCGTGCCGGTACTGGTTGATGACGTACCGCACCCGCACGCCGTAGCCCCACAGCCACCACGACACCGTTTGCGGGTGACGGTACGAGGTGGTGTACACCCACAGTTCGTGTCCGGCCGCGAGGTCCGCGAGCAACGTAGCCGCGCCGGATCGGAGGGGTTCGCCGCGCCAAAGGCGCGGCCACCACCGCGAGCGGGGCGGCTCGTGAAGAGCGCCGGGCTGGTAGCAGATGAGGGTGTCGTCGAGGTCGAAGGAGATCCGCATAGCCGCACGCTTTACGGGAGCAGGTCGGCGACGCGAACGGTCGCGTGCGGGGCGGCGAGGGGCGAAACGGCATCGCTCGGGCCGAGGGTGTGGTGCGTGCGGTACGCGGTCGCACTCAGGTCCGTCGGCAGCGGCAGCGGGTGCGGATCGCGGAAGACGTGAAGCTGACGGTTCACCACATCAAGTACCCAGTAGTCCGCGATGCCCGCAGTCGCGTACAGTTCGGCCTTTTCGGTCGTGTCTGTGTCGAACGTGGTGTCCGACACTTCGACGACGAGCGCGGCCGTGGTCGGGTGATCCGCGTTGCCGACGAGGGCTCCCGGGCCGACGGCGATATCGGGCATCGGGTCCGTGTGCAGGCTCAGCACCAGCGGGAGCTGGATACGGAACCGCCAGCCCGCGCCGAACGCGAGTCGAACGTGTGTGTCGGTGCGCTCCACTCCGTTGCCGTGGGGCGAGTGCATCGGCCCCTGCTCCAGAATGACGCCATCCAGGAGAACCGGCCGCCGGCCCGAAAACATTCCCAGCGCGCAGAGGCGGTGGAATTCGGGCACGGTCCAGCGGTGCGGGGGCGTGCGCCGTGGGCCGACGGGCAGCGCGATTGTGGACATGGTTCACCTCCACGAACCAGAGTACCGTCACGCTTTGCCCAGCACGAGGTCAACCACCCAGCACCCGCGATCAACGATCTGCAAACCACCCCGGCGAGCGGGGGGCGTAAGCCCCCGAGTCTACATTGCCGCCCCGAGTCTTTCGAAACGATTGAGGACACGTCAACGCGCGTGTACGCGTTTACGTGTCCTTGGGGGGCGCCCGTCGGGGGCACCGTAATCGCCCGTAGCGAGCGGTTTCCTCGGGGGGCTTACGCCCCCCGCTCGCCGAGGTTTGTTCTCACTTCCCGATCGTGGGCTTGAAATCGAGCGTCTTCACCAGGAACGCCCACTGGTCGGCCGCTTCCTCGATCACCTTGGTCGTCGGCTTGCCGGCGCCGTGCCCGGCCTTCGTCTCGATGCGGATCAGCACCGGCGCCGGGCCGGTCTGCACCGCCTGCAGCGCCGCGGCGAACTTGAAGCTGTGCCCCGGCACCACGCGGTCGTCGGTGTCGGCCGTCGTCACCAGCGTCGCGGGGTAGGCCTTCGGGCCGTTCTTCAGCAGGACGTGGTACGGGCTGAACTTGACCAGCGCCTCGAACTCGGCCGCGTTGTCGCTCGAACCGTAATCGTCCACCCAGAACCGGCCGGCGGTGAACTTCTGGAACCGCAGCATGTCCATCACGCCCACGGCCGGCAGGCACGCGCCGTACAGGTCCGGGCGCTGCGTCAGGCACGCGCCGACGAGCAGCCCGCCGTTGCTCCCGCCCTGGATCGCGATCTTCTTGTTGCTCGTGTACTTCTCCGCGATCAGGTACTCCGCGGCGGCGATGAA from the Frigoriglobus tundricola genome contains:
- a CDS encoding J domain-containing protein, translated to MDAPALPDDPREWPTDPFGLLGVPRSVGETELKRAYTRLIRKYKPEHAPEEFRRIREAYEAAVEMSRWYRDAPPVSDPTLTPPFEPPGPFNTGNSHAPSEPSPNDRPAEVPHETQIDPPVRRSRIDPVEDAWAAAVAGDWATAYTALVALADADPGRADLTLRLYWLLALRPTLDADRSRHDWLAAALTRARLAGPAVELYARELAADPRALATPYLRLLERADVPADRVLAVARLRLEAAEQRWAAVEVDLAVLARRADELDEAAWLRYLTDVSARAAFAQTPAAVAQTPVAARCAALLAGLKHLERATVGRSIASTSNRPPRGCGGRRQWWPTRSAGPSPSRGRVATGASRGPRPAPGPRPIRSRPCGSAIRRHAKGWPSWPRSPGWWTRGAAPSRPLPITRPN
- a CDS encoding Uma2 family endonuclease; translation: MSTIALPVGPRRTPPHRWTVPEFHRLCALGMFSGRRPVLLDGVILEQGPMHSPHGNGVERTDTHVRLAFGAGWRFRIQLPLVLSLHTDPMPDIAVGPGALVGNADHPTTAALVVEVSDTTFDTDTTEKAELYATAGIADYWVLDVVNRQLHVFRDPHPLPLPTDLSATAYRTHHTLGPSDAVSPLAAPHATVRVADLLP